In Panthera leo isolate Ple1 chromosome B3, P.leo_Ple1_pat1.1, whole genome shotgun sequence, a single genomic region encodes these proteins:
- the ST8SIA2 gene encoding alpha-2,8-sialyltransferase 8B isoform X1: MLPILEKPKDSGGRGTIRSAVNSLHSKSNRAEVVINGSSSPAVVDRSNESIKHNIQPASAKWRHNQTLSLRIRKQILKFLDAEKDISVLKGTLKPGDIIHYIFDRDSTMNVSQNLYDLLPRTSPLKNKHFQTCAIVGNSGVLLNSGCGQEIDTHSFVIRCNLAPVQEYARDVGLKTDLVTMNPSVIQRAFEDLVNATWREKLLQRLHSLNGSILWIPAFMARGGKERVEWVNELILKHRVNVRTAYPSLRLLHAVRGYWLTNKVHIKRPTTGLLMYTLATRFCNQIYLYGFWPFPLDQNQNPVKYHYYDSLKYGYNSQASPHTMPLEFKALKSLHEQGALKLTVGQCDGAT; the protein is encoded by the exons ATGTTACCCATTCTGGAGAAGCCAAA GGATTCTGGAGGCAGAGGTACAATCAGATCAGCTGTGAACAGCTTACATAGCAAATCTAATAG AGCTGAAGTTGTAATAAATGGTTCCTCGTCGCCAGCTGTTGTTGACAGAAGTAATGAAAGCATTAAGCACAACATCCAGCCCGCCTCGGCCAAGTGGAGGCACAACCAGACGCTGTCTCTAAGGATCAG GAAGCAGATCTTGAAGTTCTTGGACGCTGAAAAGGACATTTCTGTCCTCAAGGGGACCCTGAAGCCCGGAGACATTATTCATTACATCTTCGACCGTGACAGCACAATGAACGTGTCCCAGAACCTCTACGATCTGCTCCCCAGAACGTCTCCACTGAAGAACAAGCACTTCCAGACTTGTGCCATCGTGGGCAACTCGGGGGTCTTGCTGAACAGCGGCTGCGGGCAGGAGATTGACACACACAGCTTTGTCATAAG GTGCAACCTGGCCCCCGTACAGGAATATGCCcgggatgtggggctcaagaCAGACCTGGTGACCATGAACCCCTCCGTCATCCAACGGGCCTTTGAGGACTTGGTCAACGCCACTTGGCGGGAGAAGTTGCTGCAGCGACTGCACAGTCTCAACGGCAGCATCCTGTGGATTCCCGCCTTCATGGCCAGGGGCGGCAAGGAGCGCGTTGAGTGGGTCAACGAGCTCATCCTGAAGCACCGCGTCAACGTGCGAACTGCATACCCCTCTCTGCGCCTGCTGCACGCCGTCCGCGG atactgGCTGACCAACAAAGTCCACATCAAAAGACCCACCACCGGTCTCTTGATGTACACCCTGGCCACACGTTTCTGCAACCAGATCTACCTCTATGGCTTCTGGCCCTTTCCACTAGATCAGAACCAGAACCCCGTCAAGTACCACTATTACGACAGCCTCAAGTACGGCTACAACTCCCAGGCCAGCCCCCACACCATGCCTTTGGAGTTCAAGGCCCTCAAGAGCCTGCATGAGCAGGGGGCTTTGAAACTGACTGTTGGCCAGTGTGACGGGGCCACGTAA
- the ST8SIA2 gene encoding alpha-2,8-sialyltransferase 8B isoform X2: MLGPGPLLELGFLRKQILKFLDAEKDISVLKGTLKPGDIIHYIFDRDSTMNVSQNLYDLLPRTSPLKNKHFQTCAIVGNSGVLLNSGCGQEIDTHSFVIRCNLAPVQEYARDVGLKTDLVTMNPSVIQRAFEDLVNATWREKLLQRLHSLNGSILWIPAFMARGGKERVEWVNELILKHRVNVRTAYPSLRLLHAVRGYWLTNKVHIKRPTTGLLMYTLATRFCNQIYLYGFWPFPLDQNQNPVKYHYYDSLKYGYNSQASPHTMPLEFKALKSLHEQGALKLTVGQCDGAT, translated from the exons ATGCTGGGACCTGGGCCACTCTTGGAGTTGGGATTTCTCAG GAAGCAGATCTTGAAGTTCTTGGACGCTGAAAAGGACATTTCTGTCCTCAAGGGGACCCTGAAGCCCGGAGACATTATTCATTACATCTTCGACCGTGACAGCACAATGAACGTGTCCCAGAACCTCTACGATCTGCTCCCCAGAACGTCTCCACTGAAGAACAAGCACTTCCAGACTTGTGCCATCGTGGGCAACTCGGGGGTCTTGCTGAACAGCGGCTGCGGGCAGGAGATTGACACACACAGCTTTGTCATAAG GTGCAACCTGGCCCCCGTACAGGAATATGCCcgggatgtggggctcaagaCAGACCTGGTGACCATGAACCCCTCCGTCATCCAACGGGCCTTTGAGGACTTGGTCAACGCCACTTGGCGGGAGAAGTTGCTGCAGCGACTGCACAGTCTCAACGGCAGCATCCTGTGGATTCCCGCCTTCATGGCCAGGGGCGGCAAGGAGCGCGTTGAGTGGGTCAACGAGCTCATCCTGAAGCACCGCGTCAACGTGCGAACTGCATACCCCTCTCTGCGCCTGCTGCACGCCGTCCGCGG atactgGCTGACCAACAAAGTCCACATCAAAAGACCCACCACCGGTCTCTTGATGTACACCCTGGCCACACGTTTCTGCAACCAGATCTACCTCTATGGCTTCTGGCCCTTTCCACTAGATCAGAACCAGAACCCCGTCAAGTACCACTATTACGACAGCCTCAAGTACGGCTACAACTCCCAGGCCAGCCCCCACACCATGCCTTTGGAGTTCAAGGCCCTCAAGAGCCTGCATGAGCAGGGGGCTTTGAAACTGACTGTTGGCCAGTGTGACGGGGCCACGTAA